A section of the Oryza sativa Japonica Group chromosome 1, ASM3414082v1 genome encodes:
- the LOC107281124 gene encoding uncharacterized protein yields the protein MAPVCFSDLPPEALDDIARCAGPLDNVVCSAVCRPWRRALKTTRLRTLEQPSRPYSVRLDQWSNGIELCPLRLTRERIVRIPSDGGAAPVTRIIGSSHGWLVTVDEECGLSLLEAVTGRAFPLPPITSSGSKKVARDLDQMGESMFQKAELVPGRRVGTFAVMLIHGGGNGLSFLRPGAKSWTALWFPKWMQHKYVDVVYHKGAFYTASREAAVTAWAPDASSSGLHATRVTEPRPEKCTWAALVESLGGGDLLMVSSVGAMDDEDHARHGYLRGSRRYEVSRYEEREEGRWLPVEDLGEVAILVGIGGRSLCVSTRGGRDALRNHLYFARPFVSFEYYDGHPREYRLPTATPGCGFVYVPGCSSSWFLPYVAPESHCN from the coding sequence ATGGCGCCCGTCTGCTTCTCTGACCTGCCACCTGAAGCGCTCGACGACATCGCCCGCTGCGCCGGACCCCTCGACAACGTCGTGTGCTCCGCCGTCTGCCGGCCGTGGCGCCGCGCCCTGAAAACCACGCGCCTCCGCACACTCGAACAACCGAGCCGCCCGTACAGCGTGAGACTAGACCAGTGGAGCAATGGCATCGAGCTCTGTCCTCTCCGCCTCACCCGCGAACGAATCGTCCGCATccccagcgacggcggcgccgcgccaGTGACCCGCATCATCGGGTCCTCCCACGGCTGGCTCGTCACCGTCGACGAGGAGTGCGGCCTGTCCCTGCTCGAGGCCGTCACCGGCAGGGCGTTCCCGCTGCCTCCCATCACCTCGTCCGGCAGCAAGAAGGTGGCCAGGGACCTCGACCAGATGGGCGAGTCCATGTTCCAGAAGGCGGAGCTGGTTCCCGGCCGCCGTGTCGGCACCTTCGCCGTGATGCTGATCCACGGCGGCGGGAACGGCCTGTCGTTCCTCCGGCCCGGCGCCAAGTCGTGGACGGCGCTGTGGTTCCCGAAATGGATGCAGCACAAGTACGTCGACGTCGTCTACCACAAGGGCGCGTTCTACACGGCGAGCCGCGAGGCCGCGGTGACCGCCTGGGCGCCGGACGCGAGCTCGAGCGGCCTGCACGCGACGCGCGTCACGGAGCCGAGGCCGGAGAAGTGCACGTGGGCCGCACTCGTGGAgtcgctcggcggcggcgacctgctCATGGTGAGCAGCGTCGGCGCCATGGACGACGAAGACCATGCGCGACACGGCTACCTCCGCGGGTCCCGGCGGTACGAGGTGTCCCGCTACGAGGAGCGCGAGGAGGGGAGGTGGCTCCCCGTGGAGGATCTCGGCGAGGTGGCCATCCTGGTGGGGATCGGCGGCCGCAGCCTGTGCGTGTCGACGCGAGGCGGCCGTGACGCGCTGCGCAACCACCTCTACTTCGCTCGGCCGTTCGTGTCCTTCGAGTACTACGACGGGCATCCTCGGGAGTATCGCctgccgacggcgacgccggggTGCGGCTTCGTATATGTTCCCGGCTGCAGCAGCTCTTGGTTTCTGCCTTACGTTGCACCTGAATCTCATTGCAATTAG
- the LOC107275494 gene encoding uncharacterized protein: protein MAHVSFSDLPPEALDDIARRAGALNNVVCSAVCRPWRRALKTTRLRLLKRPSRPYSVRLDKWRNGTISLCLAVRLGCSSESTIYVPIAMVDGGDKLPTRIIGSSHGWLVTVDKECGLSLLEAFTGRVFPLPPITSSGSKKVAKELDQSMFYKATLAPGRRLGAFAVMLIHGGGFGLSFLRPDAKSWTAVRVPKRMQHKYTDIVFHRGAFYTASRDGEVAAWAPDASSSGLHAGRVSEPTQECTWAALVESVGGDDLLMVSSFVVEEGFAAHGQWYRLPRRRYAVSRYDGEREGTSSWLPVEDLGEAAILVGSSCSLCVSTRGFHDDLRNRLFFAWPSYESGKYYCFHPDEYRLPTATPGCTYLIVPHYGGSWFAPYVAPEFHWY from the coding sequence ATGGCGCATGTCAGCTTCTCCGATCTGCCACCTGAAGCTCTCGACGACATCGCCCGCCGCGCTGGCGCCCTCAACAACGTCGTCTGCTCCGCCGTCTGCCGGCCATGGCGCCGCGCCCTGAAAACCACGCGCCTCCGCCTACTCAAACGACCTAGCCGCCCGTACAGCGTGAGACTAGACAAGTGGAGGAACGGCACCATCAGTCTCTGCCTGGCCGTTCGCCTCGGCTGCAGCAGTGAATCAACCATCTATGTCCCCATCGCCATGGTTGACGGCGGCGACAAGCTACCAACCCGCATCATCGGGTCCTCCCATGGCTGGCTCGTCACCGTCGACAAGGAGTGCGGCCTGTCCCTGCTCGAGGCCTTCACCGGCAGGGTGTTCCCGCTGCCTCCCATCACTTCGTCCGGCAGCAAGAAGGTGGCCAAGGAGCTCGACCAGTCCATGTTCTACAAGGCGACGTTGGCTCCCGGCCGCCGGCTGGGCGCGTTCGCCGTGATGCTGATCCACGGCGGCGGGTTCGGCCTGTCGTTCCTCCGGCCCGATGCCAAATCGTGGACGGCGGTGCGCGTGCCGAAACGGATGCAGCACAAGTACACGGACATCGTGTTCCACCGCGGTGCGTTCTACACTGCCAgccgcgacggcgaggtggccgCCTGGGCGCCGGACGCGAGCTCCAGCGGCCTGCACGCGGGGCGCGTCTCGGAGCCGACGCAGGAGTGCACGTGGGCCGCCCTCGTGGAgtcggtcggcggcgacgacctgcTCATGGTGAGCAGCTTCGTCGTGGAAGAAGGCTTTGCCGCGCATGGCCAATGGTACCGGCTACCGCGCCGGCGGTACGCGGTGTCGCGCTacgacggcgagcgcgagggGACGTCGTCGTGGCTCCCCGTGGAGGATCTCGGCGAGGCTGCCATCTTGGTGGGAAGCAGCTGCAGCTTGTGCGTGTCGACGCGAGGCTTCCACGACGATTTGCGCAACCGCCTCTTTTTCGCATGGCCGTCCTACGAATCAGGCAAATACTACTGCTTCCACCCTGACGAGTATCGCctgccgacggcgacgccgggtTGTACTTACCTGATTGTGCCGCATTACGGCGGCTCTTGGTTTGCGCCTTATGTTGCACCTGAATTCCATTGGTATTAG
- the LOC107276686 gene encoding LOW QUALITY PROTEIN: uncharacterized protein (The sequence of the model RefSeq protein was modified relative to this genomic sequence to represent the inferred CDS: inserted 1 base in 1 codon): MAPPVCFSDLPPEALDDIARRAGALNNVVCSAVCRPWRRALKTTRLGLLKQPNRPYSVNLELWCGSIELHPIRRCINGERTVRIANHDGAAPVTRIVGSSHGWLVTVDEDGGLSLLEAVTGRLYPLPPITSSGSKKVAKDLDQMGESMFQKAELVPGHRLGTFAVMLIHGGGFGMSFLRPGAKCWTAVRVPKWMKQKFVDVVFHQGAFYTVSRDAEVSAWTPDASXEPRQECAWVSLVVSIGGGDLLMVSRLHEREGAWLAVEDLGEAAILVGSSCSLSVSTRGSRDALRNHLYFARPPYRLLAADGVGGIWLPTEFRCNQAPFSLA; this comes from the exons ATGGCGCCGCCCGTCTGCTTCTCCGACCTGCCACCTGAAGCCCTCGACGACatcgcccgccgcgccggcgccctcAACAACGTCGTGTGCTCCGCCGTCTGCAGGCCATGGCGGCGCGCCCTGAAAACCACGCGCCTCGGGCTACTGAAGCAACCGAACCGGCCGTATAGCGTCAACCTAGAGCTGTGGTGCGGCAGCATCGAGCTTCATCCCATCCGCCGCTGCATCAACGGCGAACGAACCGTCCGCATCGCCAACCACGACGGCGCCGCGCCAGTAACCCGCATCGTCGGTTCTTCCCACGGCTGGCTCGTCaccgtcgacgaggacggcggcctgTCCCTGCTCGAGGCCGTCACCGGCAGGTTGTACCCGCTGCCTCCCATCACTTCGTCCGGTAGCAAGAAGGTGGCCAAGGACCTCGACCAGATGGGCGAGTCCATGTTCCAGAAGGCCGAGCTGGTTCCCGGCCACCGGCTGGGCACCTTCGCCGTGATGCTGATCCACGGCGGCGGGTTCGGCATGTCGTTCCTCCGTCCAGGCGCCAAATGCTGGACGGCGGTGCGCGTCCCGAAATGGATGAAGCAAAAGTTCGTCGACGTCGTGTTCCACCAGGGCGCGTTCTACACGGTCAGCCGCGACGCCGAGGTGAGCGCCTGGACGCCGGACGCGT CGGAGCCGAGGCAGGAGTGCGCGTGGGTCTCCCTCGTGGTgtcgatcggcggcggcgacctgctCATGGTGTCTCGGTTGCACGAGCGCGAGGGGGCGTGGCTCGCCGTGGAGGACCTCGGGGAGGCGGCCATCTTGGTGGGGAGCAGCTGCAGCTTGAGCGTGTCGACGCGAGGCTCCCGCGACGCGTTGCGCAACCACCTCTACTTCGCTCGGCCACCCTACCGCCTACTCGCTGccgacggcgtcggcgggatATGGCTTCCAACTGAATTCCGTTGCAATCAGGCCCCGTTTTCCTTAGCTTAA
- the LOC4326053 gene encoding uncharacterized protein, protein MAVAAADGIAALVDWSDLLPVILEDISQRVHGDDRAVFAAVCKSWRRAASAAGPRLSRHSLHLVALCSGANAVDFSSRHGDVVKTAYLGSGGARPHRIIGCSHGWLVVVDEACRASLLEPFTDGAQVPLPPVTSFDCEYFVTAVGGDGDGVPEYFAVDNHAYHHHLQGHRKIEWKPPKLVPVQSMRDEFFQKAAIAPGSHRKESYAAVMVSHSGGSGLAFARSGDDRWTSLPTQALTRYADVIWHNGAFYTLTRGDGAVEAWEPDGRALKPRLVTGPVMRWEFKRLVEFHSDTFHQPAFYEGARYLAKQADGGGGLLVVSTVAILDDSNALRARRFKVFDVDEDKGEWRSRDDVGDAAVLVGINHGECVSTREYPCLKPNCVYYVVKSFAADFEEEEKGCSRYESGVCDVKTGVASRMSVFRRAAGGHPVWFVPSAVSRR, encoded by the coding sequence atggcggtggcggcggcggacggcatCGCCGCACTCGTCGACTGGTCCGACCTTCTGCCGGTGATCCTCGAGGACATCTCCCAGCGCGTCCATGGCGACGACCGCGCCGTGTTTGCCGCCGTCTGCAAGtcgtggcggcgcgcggcgagcgcggcgggccCTCGCCTCAGCCGCCACTCCCTCCACCTTGTGGCGCTCTGCTCCGGCGCCAACGCCGTCGACTTCTCCTCCCGCCACGGCGACGTCGTCAAGACGGCGTacctcggcagcggcggcgcgcgcccccACCGCATCATCGGCTGCTCCCACGGCTGGCTCGTCGTCGTGGACGAGGCGTgccgcgcctccctcctcgaGCCCTTCACCGACGGCGCGCAGGTACCCCTGCCGCCCGTCACGTCGTTCGACTGCGAGTACTTCGTCACGGCcgtcggtggcgacggcgacggcgtcccgGAATACTTCGCGGTGGACAATCACGCCTATCACCACCATCTCCAAGGCCATCGCAAGATCGAGTGGAAGCCTCCCAAATTGGTGCCGGTCCAGTCGATGCGCGATGAGTTCTTCCAGAAGGCGGCCATCGCCCCGGGGAGCCACCGGAAGGAGAGCTACGCCGCCGTGATGGTAAGCCACAGCGGCGGCTCCGGGCTGGCATTCGCGAGGTCCGGCGACGACCGCTGGACGTCGCTGCCCACCCAGGCATTGACGCGGTACGCGGACGTCATCTGGCACAACGGCGCGTTCTACACGCTCacccgcggcgacggcgccgtggAGGCGTGGGAGCCGGACGGCCGCGCCCTGAAGCCACGGCTCGTGACGGGGCCGGTCATGAGGTGGGAGTTCAAGCGGCTGGTGGAATTCCACAGCGACACGTTCCACCAGCCGGCGTTCTACGAGGGCGCGAGGTACCTGGCCAAgcaggcggacggcggcggggggctACTGGTGGTGAGCACCGTGGCCATCCTCGACGACAGCAACGCGCTGCGGGCGCGGCGGTTCAAGGTGTTCGACGTGGACGAGGACAAGGGCGAGTGGCGCTCCCgggacgacgtcggcgacgccgcAGTGCTGGTGGGGATCAACCACGGCGAGTGCGTGTCGACGCGGGAGTACCCGTGCCTGAAGCCCAACTGCGTGTACTACGTGGTCAAGTCGTTCGCGGCGGatttcgaggaggaggagaagggatgCTCGCGGTACGAGAGCGGCGTGTGCGATGTCAAGACGGGGGTGGCGTCCAGGATGTCGGTGTttcggcgcgccgccggcggccatccTGTTTGGTTTGTGCCCTCCGCTGTTTCTCGCAGGTGA